A stretch of the Desulfobacter sp. genome encodes the following:
- a CDS encoding ISAs1 family transposase, translating into MNEKKSLETFFDNIQDPRHHNKLHNLIDVVIIAICAVVAGADTYEQIENFGKKKKRWLSKFLSLPHGIPSHDTFGRIFERMNPNEFQSSFMHWVQSVAKMTKGQVIAIDGKTLRRSHDTSNDKKAIHMISSWASSNKVVLGQLKTEEKSNEITAIPNLLKLLDISGCIITIDAMGTQKKIAETIINKGCDYVLALKENHKTLHDEAVLFFNKMEEMKNQGYQFNEQTSVDGGHGRVETRRAVITSDIDWFEDKKSWKGLKSIGMIESTREMDGQISHEKRYYISSLDSDPNIFGNAVRRHWGIENSVHWVLDIAFREDESRVRKGNSPENFAAIRHIALNLLRNNKTFKGSVKTKRLNAAMDIKYLEEVMFG; encoded by the coding sequence ATGAACGAAAAAAAATCTCTTGAAACTTTTTTTGACAATATTCAGGACCCCAGACACCACAATAAGCTTCATAATTTAATTGATGTCGTCATCATCGCAATTTGTGCGGTAGTTGCTGGCGCAGACACTTATGAGCAAATTGAAAACTTTGGCAAAAAGAAAAAAAGGTGGTTGTCAAAATTTCTAAGCCTTCCCCATGGGATACCCTCCCATGACACCTTTGGCAGAATTTTTGAAAGGATGAACCCGAATGAATTTCAGAGCAGTTTTATGCACTGGGTTCAGTCGGTTGCAAAGATGACCAAAGGTCAAGTCATTGCAATCGACGGCAAAACTCTAAGGCGTTCACACGATACCTCCAATGATAAGAAAGCCATTCATATGATCAGTTCGTGGGCTTCGTCTAATAAAGTGGTTTTAGGGCAATTAAAAACCGAAGAAAAATCAAATGAAATTACGGCCATTCCAAATCTTTTAAAACTTTTAGATATCTCGGGCTGCATTATAACCATTGATGCCATGGGCACTCAAAAGAAAATCGCTGAAACCATAATAAACAAAGGGTGTGACTATGTCCTTGCCCTGAAAGAAAATCATAAAACCTTGCATGATGAAGCGGTACTTTTTTTCAATAAAATGGAAGAAATGAAAAATCAGGGGTACCAGTTTAATGAACAGACCAGTGTTGACGGAGGGCACGGTCGAGTCGAAACGCGCAGGGCTGTGATAACCTCTGATATTGATTGGTTTGAAGATAAAAAAAGTTGGAAAGGTTTGAAAAGTATTGGAATGATTGAATCCACCCGGGAAATGGACGGCCAGATCAGTCATGAAAAGCGATATTATATATCGAGCCTGGATAGCGACCCCAATATTTTTGGTAATGCTGTCAGGAGGCATTGGGGAATTGAAAATTCAGTGCATTGGGTATTGGATATTGCGTTCCGTGAAGACGAAAGCAGAGTCAGAAAGGGGAACTCTCCTGAGAATTTTGCAGCGATTCGGCACATTGCATTAAATTTATTACGGAACAATAAGACATTTAAAGGGAGTGTAAAAACCAAAAGGTTGAATGCTGCTATGGATATCAAATATCTGGAGGAAGTTATGTTTGGATGA
- a CDS encoding sigma 54-interacting transcriptional regulator, translating into MDRKLNIDLDTLIDNLPGMAFRCLNDKDLTIQYASRGAISILGYEPGDLIENKAFRKMVHKDDLRRNKKVLGKLSVHSPRYRLIYRVRTADGYNKWVKEEGIAIFSSDGRFQFIEGLLTDITDQKTIELELERENIRLKSSMGQRYRLEQMIGKSDAMQAVYDLILTLAQNDASVIITGESGTGKELAAHAIHSLSPRNKHPFVPVN; encoded by the coding sequence ATGGATCGCAAACTAAATATTGATCTTGACACCTTGATTGATAATCTTCCGGGTATGGCCTTTCGCTGCCTGAACGATAAGGACCTGACCATTCAATATGCCAGCAGGGGAGCCATATCCATTTTGGGCTACGAACCGGGGGATCTGATCGAAAACAAGGCCTTCCGGAAGATGGTTCACAAAGACGATCTGCGCCGGAACAAAAAAGTGCTGGGCAAATTGTCTGTTCACTCTCCCCGATACCGGCTCATCTATCGGGTCAGAACGGCTGACGGGTATAACAAATGGGTGAAAGAAGAAGGGATAGCTATTTTTTCCTCCGACGGCCGGTTTCAGTTTATTGAGGGCCTTTTGACCGATATTACCGATCAAAAAACAATTGAACTGGAATTAGAGCGCGAAAACATCCGGTTAAAATCATCCATGGGCCAGCGGTACCGCCTGGAACAGATGATTGGAAAAAGTGATGCAATGCAGGCGGTTTATGATCTGATTTTAACCTTGGCCCAAAACGACGCTTCAGTGATCATCACAGGAGAGTCCGGCACGGGAAAAGAGCTGGCAGCCCATGCAATTCACTCCCTAAGCCCGAGGAACAAACACCCCTTTGTACCTGTTAATTGA
- a CDS encoding YkgJ family cysteine cluster protein, with the protein MSKDEILDPLLKNYTDLLSRVDVHIQQVAARYSDQIACHRGCDSCCRFLTLFPVEAFALSRAFECLDKSAQKKVEKRLQLIEKSGDKEPENCPLLVDRICLIYPARPVICRTHGLPLYIKKDGKALVDFCPENFKNMTSFPKDALINLDQLNTLLTAVNKHFTASVDADLPDRIPVSQALFLCRDMIED; encoded by the coding sequence ATGTCCAAAGATGAGATACTTGACCCCTTATTAAAAAATTATACCGACCTGCTCAGCCGGGTGGATGTCCACATCCAACAGGTGGCGGCGCGTTATTCAGACCAGATTGCCTGCCACAGGGGATGTGACAGCTGCTGCCGGTTTTTAACCCTGTTCCCAGTAGAGGCTTTTGCCCTGTCCCGGGCCTTTGAGTGCCTGGATAAATCAGCTCAAAAAAAGGTGGAAAAAAGACTGCAACTTATTGAAAAATCAGGGGATAAAGAACCTGAGAATTGTCCCCTTTTAGTGGACAGAATCTGCCTGATCTATCCGGCCCGGCCCGTGATTTGCCGTACACACGGATTGCCTTTGTACATAAAAAAAGATGGAAAGGCCTTGGTGGATTTCTGCCCTGAAAATTTTAAAAATATGACCTCTTTTCCCAAGGATGCCCTGATCAACCTGGATCAGTTAAACACCCTTTTGACCGCTGTAAACAAACATTTTACAGCCTCGGTAGATGCTGATCTGCCCGATAGGATCCCCGTATCCCAGGCGCTTTTCCTATGCAGGGATATGATTGAAGATTAA
- a CDS encoding IS4 family transposase — protein MTHISVPKKQLRSLNFDNFRCPLIKSLSKAPELQSRGDRPLKMTFEDQINALVYFHLQEHKSARHLIQDLKENVFAKENIAPDGGISRSSFCEAINHRGLEQLQFIFEDLYKQALECHPGEHAELGELVSIDGSLINAVLSMHWANYRKGSKKAKVHCGFDINHGIPNKIFLTEGNGAERTFVPKILSKGQTGVMDRGYQSHKEFDLLQEQGKHFVCRIKTRTTRTIIDNHETPSDSYIFYDALVKLGTPNQNQTKRPVRVVGYKIAGVKYYVATDRHDLTAEQIATIYKLRWTIEDFFKWWKEHLKVYHLIARSEYGLMVQILGGLITYLLLAIHCQKQFNEKVTIKRVRQLRTAILNDLFGCEEQGSHSSNRDNIVKDQKIIEQAKT, from the coding sequence ATGACGCACATCTCAGTCCCTAAAAAACAACTACGGTCCCTGAACTTTGACAATTTCAGGTGCCCTCTGATAAAGTCACTTTCAAAAGCACCGGAATTACAATCTCGAGGAGACCGCCCTTTAAAAATGACATTCGAAGACCAGATAAATGCTTTGGTTTATTTCCATCTTCAGGAGCACAAGTCTGCCCGACATTTAATTCAGGATCTCAAGGAGAATGTTTTTGCTAAAGAAAATATTGCGCCAGACGGTGGTATCAGCCGTAGTAGTTTCTGTGAAGCCATCAATCACAGGGGACTCGAACAACTGCAATTTATCTTTGAGGATCTTTATAAACAGGCTCTTGAGTGTCATCCGGGTGAACACGCCGAGTTAGGAGAGTTGGTTTCCATTGACGGTAGTCTCATAAATGCAGTCCTTTCAATGCACTGGGCGAACTACAGAAAAGGAAGTAAAAAAGCCAAAGTACATTGCGGATTTGACATTAATCACGGAATCCCAAACAAAATCTTTTTGACTGAAGGCAACGGCGCTGAACGCACTTTTGTTCCCAAAATACTTTCCAAGGGGCAAACAGGTGTTATGGATCGTGGATATCAATCCCATAAAGAATTTGACCTGCTTCAGGAGCAAGGCAAACATTTTGTCTGCCGTATAAAAACCAGGACAACAAGAACAATTATTGATAACCACGAGACCCCTTCCGACAGCTACATTTTTTATGATGCACTGGTTAAACTTGGTACTCCGAATCAAAACCAGACGAAAAGGCCTGTTCGGGTTGTTGGCTATAAAATTGCTGGCGTCAAATACTATGTGGCAACTGACAGGCATGATTTAACAGCGGAACAAATAGCAACAATTTATAAACTCCGGTGGACCATTGAGGATTTTTTCAAATGGTGGAAAGAACATCTGAAGGTATATCATCTCATTGCCCGCAGTGAATACGGCCTTATGGTTCAGATTCTTGGCGGCCTTATCACTTACCTGTTACTGGCAATCCATTGCCAAAAACAGTTTAATGAAAAGGTCACGATCAAAAGAGTTCGGCAGCTGCGAACCGCCATTCTAAATGACCTGTTTGGCTGCGAGGAGCAGGGCTCTCATAGTTCAAACAGGGACAATATTGTCAAAGATCAAAAAATTATTGAGCAAGCAAAAACCTAA
- a CDS encoding PAS domain-containing protein, translating to MAVTKGNANLLAKLNEGLSIIKTTGVYEKIYHKWFGVYENNTWGKKKIIQYTAWIVSPLILIIILVFFWSWSLKNTVLKRTKALQQSEKNLLNARNYISNIINSMPSMLIGVDTDGNITQWNNKAQEMTGIDLADAQGKHILNLLPQMSVFMGNIAQSIITRKIISKHKTSGIFGKFAGYEDVTIYPLIANRVEGAVIRIDDVSERVRLEEMMIQSEKMFSVGGLAAGMAHEINNPLAGVMQTSDVINNRLTDMTMPANMRVAEEIGIDLKDINAFMEKRGILRMLSTINKSGRRMAEIVGNMLSFARKSDAQMSSNSLSDLFEKTLELAATDFDLKKHYDFKMIQIIKDYDENVPPVLCESAKIQQVFLNILGNGAQAMKTAKTKKPVFIIRTRLEKKEERVCVEIEDNGPGMDELTRKRIFEPFFTTKAVGVGTGLGLSVSYFIIVENHQGEISVESSPGAGTKFTICLPLKGKKDMIKINPRKDR from the coding sequence ATGGCAGTTACCAAGGGGAATGCAAATTTGCTGGCAAAATTAAATGAAGGCCTGAGCATTATTAAAACCACCGGGGTATATGAAAAAATTTATCATAAATGGTTTGGGGTATACGAAAACAACACCTGGGGAAAAAAGAAAATAATCCAATATACCGCCTGGATTGTCTCTCCTTTGATTTTAATCATTATTCTTGTTTTTTTTTGGTCCTGGAGTTTGAAAAATACCGTTTTAAAAAGGACAAAGGCGCTTCAGCAAAGCGAGAAAAACCTGTTAAACGCGCGCAATTATATCAGTAATATCATCAATTCCATGCCGTCCATGCTCATCGGAGTGGACACTGATGGAAACATCACCCAATGGAACAACAAGGCCCAGGAAATGACCGGGATTGATCTGGCAGATGCCCAGGGGAAACATATTTTAAACCTATTGCCCCAGATGAGTGTGTTTATGGGAAATATCGCCCAAAGCATAATCACCCGCAAGATTATTTCAAAGCATAAAACCTCCGGCATATTTGGAAAGTTTGCAGGTTATGAGGATGTCACCATCTATCCTTTGATTGCCAACCGAGTTGAAGGTGCCGTCATCAGGATTGATGATGTGAGCGAAAGGGTACGATTGGAAGAGATGATGATCCAAAGTGAAAAAATGTTTTCCGTGGGCGGACTGGCCGCAGGCATGGCCCACGAGATAAACAATCCCCTGGCCGGTGTCATGCAGACCTCCGATGTCATAAATAACCGCCTGACCGATATGACCATGCCGGCCAATATGCGTGTTGCAGAAGAAATCGGCATTGATCTAAAAGATATCAATGCCTTTATGGAAAAAAGGGGGATTTTACGTATGCTCTCGACCATCAACAAATCAGGCCGGCGCATGGCTGAAATTGTGGGGAATATGCTCAGCTTTGCCCGAAAAAGCGATGCCCAGATGTCTTCCAATTCCCTTTCAGACCTTTTTGAAAAAACGCTTGAACTTGCGGCGACAGACTTTGATTTAAAGAAACACTATGATTTTAAAATGATTCAGATCATAAAGGATTATGATGAAAATGTCCCGCCGGTGCTCTGTGAAAGTGCTAAAATCCAGCAGGTGTTTCTTAATATCCTGGGTAACGGTGCCCAGGCCATGAAAACAGCAAAAACTAAAAAACCCGTGTTTATCATCAGGACACGTCTTGAAAAAAAAGAGGAAAGGGTCTGTGTGGAAATAGAGGACAATGGCCCTGGGATGGATGAACTTACCCGCAAGCGTATTTTTGAGCCCTTTTTTACCACCAAGGCTGTGGGCGTCGGCACCGGTCTTGGTCTTTCTGTCTCCTATTTTATTATTGTTGAAAACCACCAAGGAGAAATCAGCGTAGAGTCAAGTCCCGGTGCCGGAACAAAATTTACCATCTGCCTGCCCTTAAAGGGAAAAAAGGATATGATCAAAATCAATCCCAGAAAAGATCGCTGA
- a CDS encoding PAS domain S-box protein has product MLESKTIIFFIVSILAAIVLSIIANAFCHKKIIIEHEKSFQEQQSLQALLANQAMAAKIHWLYKESDTLGNYSLPEFAMGKRDIPSLVRLFSLEQNAYPENIAHVYMDAPNHVLHSKIQESLTGAEAKRMAVKWADRYWAGLKTPEQGPMIPDFHITPGYQMMGMLFPVRVQDSLKGVLAVVIDLRPMVERYIAPIRSGQYGAAYLLDEKGTIVYDHETQIIGRNIFDGIHANHPDLERVDNRLVNEKTGTDEYRFTVHREGNRVSRKLIAWNTLYIGDHSLIVCISAPDIEINKSLYGIRLQRNISGIFLTLVIIVMSMVFFLSRQQILKNSNRQLQETLGKQTAKLRQSEEKYRTVVEKSPMGISIIDHSGCYGFVNQEFCRISGYTESELLKKPFFFNIAETSMDKVLKRYEKRMQGEPLQEVYEVSFVHNNGHQREALVRSVVYNNHEDQTSYLVQVLDITQRKQAEQAVIESEKKYRTLFDSSVDSISIIDVDTGNFIDCNDAAVKLHNTKVRENFIGLTPEQLSPEFQPNGKSSRQLGAEYIRTAVEKGVKIFEWTHCKRDGTLFTAFVSLSALLLPQKNLVLAISKDMTELKQAEQERERLIKDLQTALEDIKTLSGLLPICSKCKKIRDDKGYWNTLEDYLECHSNIMFSHGLCA; this is encoded by the coding sequence ATGCTTGAGTCAAAAACCATTATCTTCTTTATTGTCAGTATTTTGGCGGCTATTGTCCTGTCGATTATTGCCAATGCTTTCTGCCATAAAAAAATAATAATTGAGCATGAAAAGTCATTTCAGGAACAGCAATCTCTCCAGGCCTTGCTTGCAAACCAGGCCATGGCGGCTAAAATTCACTGGCTTTACAAGGAATCAGACACTCTCGGGAACTATTCATTGCCGGAATTTGCCATGGGCAAACGTGATATCCCCTCTTTGGTCAGACTATTTTCCCTTGAACAAAATGCCTACCCGGAAAATATCGCCCATGTATACATGGATGCCCCTAACCATGTTCTGCATTCAAAAATTCAGGAAAGCCTGACAGGGGCTGAGGCAAAACGTATGGCTGTTAAATGGGCGGACAGATACTGGGCCGGATTAAAGACCCCGGAACAAGGTCCCATGATTCCCGATTTTCATATCACTCCTGGGTATCAGATGATGGGAATGCTTTTTCCCGTACGAGTTCAAGATTCGCTAAAGGGGGTGCTGGCTGTTGTGATTGACCTGCGGCCAATGGTTGAGCGATATATCGCCCCCATCCGTTCGGGCCAATACGGGGCAGCCTATCTTCTTGATGAAAAGGGCACCATTGTTTACGATCATGAAACTCAAATTATTGGCAGAAATATTTTTGATGGAATACATGCCAACCATCCTGACCTGGAAAGGGTTGATAACCGCCTTGTAAATGAAAAAACAGGAACTGATGAATACCGCTTTACGGTACACCGGGAGGGCAACAGGGTCTCACGTAAGCTTATCGCCTGGAATACCCTTTACATTGGTGACCACAGCCTGATTGTCTGTATTTCGGCTCCGGATATTGAAATCAACAAGTCACTCTATGGCATAAGGCTTCAGAGAAATATTTCAGGCATCTTTCTGACCCTGGTCATTATTGTCATGAGTATGGTTTTTTTCCTCTCCCGGCAGCAGATACTGAAAAACAGCAACAGGCAGCTTCAAGAGACCCTTGGAAAACAAACAGCAAAATTGAGGCAAAGTGAAGAAAAATACCGGACAGTGGTGGAAAAATCACCCATGGGCATATCCATTATTGACCATAGTGGCTGTTATGGCTTTGTGAACCAAGAATTTTGCAGAATTTCAGGTTATACTGAATCAGAGCTGCTCAAAAAACCATTTTTTTTCAACATTGCAGAAACAAGCATGGATAAGGTTCTGAAACGTTATGAAAAAAGAATGCAGGGAGAACCGCTTCAGGAGGTCTATGAGGTCTCTTTTGTTCATAATAATGGGCACCAGCGAGAAGCCCTTGTCAGAAGTGTGGTCTATAATAATCATGAAGATCAAACCAGCTACCTTGTTCAAGTCTTGGATATCACCCAGCGCAAACAGGCTGAACAGGCCGTTATTGAGAGTGAAAAAAAATACAGAACCCTTTTTGATTCCTCGGTTGATTCAATCTCGATCATTGATGTGGATACTGGTAATTTCATAGATTGCAATGATGCTGCAGTCAAGCTGCACAATACAAAAGTCCGTGAAAATTTTATAGGGTTGACACCTGAACAATTATCTCCTGAATTTCAACCCAATGGGAAATCCTCCCGCCAGCTGGGGGCTGAATACATCCGGACTGCTGTTGAAAAAGGGGTGAAAATTTTTGAATGGACCCATTGTAAGCGTGACGGCACATTATTTACCGCCTTTGTGTCCCTTTCTGCCTTATTATTACCCCAAAAAAATCTTGTCCTGGCCATATCCAAAGACATGACAGAGCTCAAACAGGCTGAACAGGAACGCGAACGATTGATCAAAGATCTGCAGACCGCCCTTGAAGATATTAAAACTTTGAGCGGCCTGTTGCCCATTTGCTCCAAGTGCAAGAAAATTCGTGACGATAAAGGGTATTGGAACACGCTTGAGGACTATCTTGAATGCCATTCAAATATCATGTTTAGCCACGGATTATGCGCTTAA
- a CDS encoding cyclic nucleotide-binding domain-containing protein: protein MQKKILGLLKIYEEEISILLWATALLFIVRSSGIILNNYAETAFLKRYGVEFMPVVNMLNAVVTLFITGFLTTLLNRMSGARLLAYVFLASGLLVTGIRLLIPFGFDILYPILFMLKSQFELLQALLFWNMCNDLFNTRQSKRLFPLLTAGGVIGLILGSVGTPYFAKWFNLDNLLYLYLATTLTGMIIVRAMGRSYASLIFQEKTGQEAKKKKSMFQEIQDVYPLVKDSILVKIVLVLTFMPNVVVPIMNYQFNYAIDDQFASEAAMIQFFGYFRGGLYTISLFILLFVGRIYGRWGLPVALMFHPFNYMIAFTAFLFRFDMFSAMYARMSTNILRTTINVPANGILIGLFPESYRNMIRPFLRGTVVRLALFTGSGIILISDSLFHPKYLSLVALPFVLVWLGAPFILKAKYASILKDLISNNLLDIKRFSPKEISHIFNQDKVLKDLKASFLSARGPDVIWYAKLLKNFSEKTLDENILACLADQDETTQVALIKMISETYKPEAAKKLVTYLDPKTPETTIAILKLVCQQGFTAARGRDLRPYVQSTHPVVRGFAAACLYAQNPVKYKSLIDQWLNSDDMDQRQSGIISAGLSRDREYIDILLKILSKKKIDPIIPDIIIALSRLEAKELNSVIFSYLSYDLAPVRLAALDALTIDNDTALKKTISLIADISQEIRSFAKEKIKRAEYRNNTLLVESLGLPGSRIRRGIFELLEHMDIKEFDILMFAKEQITKSYTYLAMGETIRQMGPTPGRALAVEHLNQKKEMVLENIIRVLAIHDKSGKMKTAWRGIFSPDTRQRANAIELVSDVLDRKTFNAMVPLLESPSPQIALEQGQPFIKMPEFDPKGQTVIETLLNSQDWVDVIMGLAMVHEAPDIFDLSPMADTLKSRLDKIISKEAKMILNTSDQKRQNGQRIGSTEISMGEKILLLKEIDIFSGLSAAELAAIAAETKELDYQANETVIKQDKMGETVFLVIDGRVEVIKELSGDKEVVLDHIESGGAFGEMALIDDAPRSATIKTVTPCRFLILHKQEFKETAMEFPRISLQICSVLSQRIRYLHGKFEIS, encoded by the coding sequence ATGCAAAAAAAAATCCTTGGCCTCTTAAAAATATATGAAGAAGAGATCAGTATTCTGCTCTGGGCCACCGCCCTTTTGTTCATCGTCCGCAGTTCAGGCATCATCCTGAACAACTATGCGGAAACCGCATTTTTAAAACGCTACGGGGTTGAATTCATGCCCGTGGTCAACATGCTCAATGCCGTGGTCACCCTGTTTATCACAGGATTTTTAACCACCCTGCTCAACCGGATGAGCGGGGCCCGTCTGCTCGCCTATGTTTTTTTGGCCTCAGGCCTTCTGGTCACAGGCATCCGCCTGCTCATTCCCTTTGGGTTTGATATCCTCTACCCCATATTATTCATGCTCAAAAGCCAGTTTGAACTTCTCCAGGCCCTGCTCTTCTGGAACATGTGCAATGATTTGTTCAATACCCGGCAATCCAAACGGCTATTTCCTCTGCTTACGGCCGGCGGAGTGATCGGTTTGATTTTAGGTTCTGTGGGCACCCCTTATTTTGCAAAATGGTTCAACCTGGACAACCTGCTCTACCTCTATCTTGCCACCACCCTAACCGGGATGATCATTGTCCGGGCCATGGGAAGAAGCTACGCTTCATTGATTTTCCAGGAAAAAACAGGCCAGGAGGCAAAAAAGAAAAAATCCATGTTCCAGGAAATCCAGGATGTCTATCCCCTGGTCAAGGACTCCATCCTGGTTAAAATCGTTCTGGTTCTGACCTTTATGCCCAACGTGGTGGTCCCCATCATGAACTATCAGTTCAACTATGCCATTGACGACCAGTTTGCCTCGGAAGCTGCCATGATCCAGTTTTTCGGATATTTCAGGGGGGGCTTGTATACCATCAGCCTCTTTATCCTGCTCTTTGTGGGCAGAATTTACGGCAGGTGGGGCCTGCCCGTGGCCCTGATGTTCCACCCCTTTAATTACATGATTGCCTTTACCGCATTTTTGTTCCGGTTTGACATGTTTTCAGCCATGTATGCCAGGATGTCCACCAACATCCTTAGAACCACCATCAATGTGCCGGCCAACGGTATTCTTATCGGGCTTTTCCCTGAATCCTACAGAAACATGATCCGCCCCTTTCTTCGGGGAACGGTGGTGAGACTGGCCCTGTTTACAGGCTCGGGTATCATCCTGATTTCAGATTCCTTGTTCCACCCCAAATATCTTTCTCTTGTCGCCCTGCCCTTTGTTCTGGTGTGGCTTGGCGCCCCCTTTATCCTCAAGGCAAAATACGCTAGTATTCTCAAGGATCTCATCTCCAACAACCTTCTGGATATCAAACGGTTCAGTCCCAAGGAAATTTCCCATATTTTCAACCAGGACAAGGTCTTAAAAGATCTTAAGGCCTCGTTTTTATCGGCCCGGGGACCAGATGTGATCTGGTATGCCAAGCTCTTAAAAAATTTTTCAGAAAAAACCTTGGATGAAAATATTCTGGCCTGCCTGGCAGACCAGGATGAAACCACCCAGGTGGCCCTGATCAAAATGATATCGGAAACTTACAAACCCGAAGCGGCCAAAAAATTAGTGACCTATCTTGATCCTAAAACACCCGAAACCACCATTGCCATATTAAAACTGGTCTGCCAGCAGGGATTTACTGCGGCCAGGGGCAGGGACTTGCGTCCCTATGTTCAAAGCACCCATCCTGTGGTCAGGGGATTTGCCGCGGCCTGTCTTTACGCCCAAAACCCGGTAAAATACAAATCCTTGATTGACCAATGGCTTAATTCAGATGATATGGACCAGCGCCAGTCCGGAATCATCAGTGCAGGCCTGAGCCGGGACCGGGAATACATTGATATTCTGCTTAAAATTTTATCCAAAAAAAAGATCGACCCGATTATCCCGGACATCATTATTGCCCTGTCCCGGCTGGAGGCAAAAGAACTGAATTCGGTGATCTTTTCCTATCTCTCCTACGATCTTGCTCCGGTACGACTGGCCGCACTCGATGCCCTGACCATAGACAATGACACGGCCTTGAAGAAAACCATTTCACTGATTGCAGATATCTCCCAGGAAATCCGCAGCTTTGCCAAGGAAAAAATCAAGCGAGCCGAGTATCGGAACAACACACTTCTGGTTGAATCCTTAGGACTGCCCGGCTCCCGGATCAGACGGGGTATTTTTGAACTTCTGGAGCACATGGACATCAAAGAGTTTGATATTCTGATGTTTGCCAAGGAGCAGATCACCAAAAGCTATACCTACCTGGCCATGGGTGAAACCATACGACAGATGGGCCCCACACCCGGCCGCGCCCTTGCCGTCGAGCACCTGAACCAGAAAAAAGAAATGGTGCTGGAAAATATTATCCGGGTCCTGGCCATCCACGATAAATCAGGGAAGATGAAAACTGCCTGGCGGGGTATTTTCTCTCCGGACACCCGCCAGCGGGCCAATGCCATTGAATTGGTCAGCGACGTTCTGGACCGGAAGACCTTTAACGCCATGGTGCCCCTCTTAGAAAGCCCGTCTCCCCAGATTGCCCTTGAACAGGGACAACCCTTTATAAAAATGCCTGAATTTGACCCCAAAGGCCAGACGGTCATAGAGACCCTGCTCAATTCCCAGGACTGGGTGGACGTCATCATGGGGCTTGCCATGGTCCATGAAGCTCCGGACATATTTGATCTTTCTCCCATGGCAGACACGCTCAAATCCAGGTTAGACAAAATTATTTCAAAGGAAGCCAAAATGATTCTCAACACATCCGATCAAAAAAGACAAAACGGGCAACGGATTGGATCCACTGAAATATCCATGGGAGAAAAAATACTGCTTTTAAAGGAGATTGATATTTTCTCAGGCTTAAGTGCAGCAGAGCTGGCAGCCATTGCCGCAGAGACAAAGGAACTGGATTATCAAGCCAATGAAACTGTCATCAAACAGGATAAAATGGGGGAAACCGTATTTCTTGTCATAGACGGACGAGTAGAGGTGATCAAAGAGCTTTCAGGCGATAAAGAGGTGGTATTGGACCATATCGAATCCGGCGGGGCCTTCGGGGAAATGGCCCTTATTGATGATGCCCCAAGATCGGCAACCATCAAAACCGTGACCCCCTGTCGCTTCCTAATTCTCCACAAACAGGAATTCAAAGAAACAGCCATGGAGTTTCCAAGGATTTCCCTTCAGATCTGTTCGGTATTAAGCCAGCGCATCCGTTATCTCCACGGAAAATTTGAAATCAGCTAA
- a CDS encoding sigma-54-dependent Fis family transcriptional regulator, translating into MDEVGEISLNFQMKLLRGLDGIGYTPIGGKSLQKSDFRLICATNRDLKELVRKGNMREDFFYRINVIPLKMPPLRERKDDIPLLIDHFLQTSDSRLSSIKQFPHALRLRMEMYSWPGNIRELKNVVERYITLGHLHIEDIIPISTAELAKEETLSQGMCLSDSMDSFEQKLIQSALEQCRWKKGDTASLLGLTMRTLQRKLKKHGIK; encoded by the coding sequence TTGGATGAGGTGGGTGAAATATCCTTGAATTTCCAGATGAAACTGCTCAGGGGGCTGGACGGCATCGGATATACCCCCATTGGCGGCAAATCCCTTCAAAAATCAGATTTTCGCCTGATCTGCGCAACCAACCGGGATCTAAAAGAACTGGTCCGCAAGGGAAATATGAGAGAGGATTTTTTTTACAGGATCAATGTCATTCCATTGAAAATGCCGCCCTTAAGAGAGCGCAAAGATGATATTCCCCTTTTAATTGACCATTTTCTTCAAACCAGTGACAGCCGGCTATCATCCATTAAACAATTCCCCCACGCCCTCAGGCTCAGGATGGAGATGTATTCCTGGCCCGGGAATATCAGGGAATTGAAAAATGTGGTTGAACGCTATATCACCTTAGGCCACCTGCACATCGAAGATATCATTCCGATTTCCACGGCTGAGCTGGCAAAAGAGGAGACCCTGAGCCAGGGCATGTGCCTCTCCGATTCCATGGATAGTTTTGAACAAAAACTCATCCAATCCGCATTGGAACAATGCCGGTGGAAAAAAGGGGACACAGCCTCCCTTTTAGGTCTTACCATGAGAACCTTGCAGCGCAAGTTAAAAAAACATGGGATAAAATAG